A single window of Candidatus Obscuribacter sp. DNA harbors:
- a CDS encoding TldD/PmbA family protein has protein sequence MLSESQSKKIVDFVLELCAKHSSKKHPAQAEVSITGSNVATSRFANNEVTQNQAPDITTVALRVLQDQRQVRLETLDLSDKGLTKLVESAFEAVKLLDRDEQILPLPSKSKKDKDDKLPVRYDKATASETAADRAQKIGEIISLAKASNLSAAGVYCTGANFEAIGNSNGLFNYYRESSCECSLTISKDGITSWAKAHAPKALDIKVKDMTERVIAKTIKAQNPESLPPGKYMAILERAAVLDLLCQLWWDFSATSHIDKLSCLLDKVGQKVFGDNVTIYDDVCHPLQCGSPFDGEGQARMSLPLVQRGVLTGLVHSRQSAAKMQAKSTGHALPQPTGYGEMPANIVVEGGTSTIQDMLSLVQGKDVAVLLTRVWYVREVDPATKLITGMTRDGTFLVQNGAIVRPIKNLRFNISLLDLLNNVIAMGPSLRTAGEEGQPAVVPMMLVRDFNFTEGTRF, from the coding sequence ATGCTCAGTGAAAGCCAGTCTAAAAAAATTGTCGATTTTGTCCTTGAGCTGTGTGCCAAACACTCAAGTAAAAAACATCCGGCTCAAGCAGAAGTCAGCATCACAGGCTCAAACGTCGCAACGTCACGCTTTGCCAACAACGAAGTCACACAAAACCAGGCACCAGACATAACCACTGTGGCTCTAAGAGTCTTACAAGATCAAAGACAAGTACGGCTGGAGACGCTGGATTTAAGCGACAAAGGACTGACCAAACTAGTCGAGAGTGCTTTTGAAGCAGTCAAATTGCTAGACCGTGATGAGCAAATTTTACCGCTACCATCTAAAAGCAAAAAAGACAAAGATGACAAACTCCCCGTGCGCTACGACAAAGCGACAGCCTCAGAGACAGCTGCAGACCGGGCTCAAAAGATTGGAGAAATCATCAGTCTAGCTAAAGCCAGCAATCTATCTGCTGCCGGTGTGTACTGTACTGGAGCCAATTTTGAAGCAATCGGCAACAGCAATGGACTCTTTAACTATTACCGCGAATCCAGCTGCGAATGCAGCTTGACCATAAGCAAAGACGGCATCACCAGCTGGGCAAAAGCTCATGCTCCAAAAGCGCTCGATATAAAAGTAAAAGACATGACTGAGCGTGTCATCGCCAAAACTATTAAAGCGCAAAATCCTGAGAGCCTCCCTCCGGGCAAATACATGGCGATACTGGAGAGAGCCGCCGTACTCGATTTGCTCTGCCAGCTGTGGTGGGACTTTAGCGCCACAAGCCACATCGACAAACTCTCATGCTTGCTCGACAAAGTAGGACAAAAAGTCTTTGGCGACAATGTCACTATCTATGACGATGTCTGCCATCCACTCCAGTGTGGCAGCCCTTTTGACGGTGAGGGGCAAGCCAGGATGAGTCTGCCACTTGTGCAAAGAGGGGTGCTGACAGGACTGGTACATAGTCGCCAATCAGCAGCCAAGATGCAGGCCAAAAGCACTGGACATGCGCTGCCGCAGCCAACAGGCTATGGCGAGATGCCGGCCAATATCGTAGTCGAAGGCGGCACATCGACTATCCAGGACATGCTAAGTCTTGTGCAGGGTAAGGATGTAGCGGTGCTGCTCACTAGAGTCTGGTATGTGCGCGAAGTGGATCCTGCTACCAAACTAATCACCGGTATGACTCGCGATGGTACATTTTTGGTGCAAAACGGCGCCATTGTGAGGCCAATTAAAAATCTGCGCTTTAACATCAGCTTGCTAGATTTGCTCAACAACGTCATCGCCATGGGACCAAGCTTGCGTACTGCCGGAGAAGAAGGGCAACCAGCGGTGGTGCCAATGATGCTCGTGCGCGATTTCAACTTTACTGAGGGGACGCGGTTTTAA
- a CDS encoding prolyl oligopeptidase family serine peptidase, with the protein MVQSGILAKAKLWSTALLAVLSLTIPLANCDSALAKAKSKIQPQNALDPVQSQNSAADGLFAERVPSDGIMRDFYIHLPPQVMQTIASGNPPPCLPMVMVFHGGLGLASRMDQMTGFNSIADRDGFIVVYPQGIDRHWYDGRNVEGQNRFDDVDFVKNIIDHMERKYRADSQHIYACGISNGGFFAQYVALQLPTKIAAVASVAATLPALIASGRPSLKPMSVLYILGLNDPLVPFKGGPIHYKHFKDRGMLISASQAAVFWQTGNRGSKVPTSIDLPDTDPTDNCRVKVATFGGGLRGSEVVVYGIEGGGHTWPGSIPTLSKGMVGETCRDISASEVIWDFFKRH; encoded by the coding sequence ATGGTGCAATCTGGCATCCTGGCAAAGGCAAAACTCTGGAGTACCGCGCTACTAGCGGTGCTGTCTTTGACTATCCCGCTAGCTAACTGTGATAGCGCACTGGCCAAAGCCAAAAGCAAAATCCAGCCACAAAACGCCCTGGACCCAGTACAGTCGCAAAACAGTGCTGCCGACGGACTCTTTGCAGAGAGAGTGCCATCTGATGGCATCATGCGTGACTTTTATATCCACCTGCCACCACAGGTGATGCAAACAATCGCATCCGGCAACCCGCCTCCCTGCTTGCCCATGGTTATGGTCTTCCACGGTGGACTGGGACTGGCCTCGCGCATGGACCAGATGACCGGGTTTAACAGCATCGCCGACCGCGATGGCTTTATCGTTGTCTATCCACAAGGCATAGATAGGCACTGGTATGACGGTCGCAATGTCGAGGGACAAAACCGCTTTGATGATGTCGACTTTGTCAAAAATATCATTGACCATATGGAGCGCAAATACCGCGCCGATAGCCAGCATATCTATGCCTGCGGCATCAGCAATGGCGGCTTTTTTGCCCAGTATGTAGCCCTGCAACTGCCCACTAAGATTGCGGCGGTAGCCTCTGTGGCTGCTACACTGCCAGCACTCATTGCCAGTGGGCGCCCTTCTCTTAAACCAATGAGCGTCCTTTATATACTGGGACTAAACGATCCTCTTGTGCCCTTTAAGGGTGGACCAATCCACTACAAACATTTTAAAGACCGTGGCATGTTGATATCGGCCAGCCAGGCTGCGGTATTTTGGCAAACAGGCAACCGCGGCAGCAAAGTACCGACATCAATAGATTTGCCAGACACCGACCCGACAGACAACTGTCGCGTCAAAGTGGCGACGTTTGGCGGCGGACTGCGCGGCAGCGAAGTAGTAGTCTACGGTATAGAAGGCGGCGGTCATACCTGGCCAGGCTCAATTCCAACACTCTCAAAGGGCATGGTGGGCGAGACTTGCCGCGATATCAGTGCATCTGAAGTAATCTGGGATTTCTTCAAAAGGCACTAA
- a CDS encoding TonB C-terminal domain-containing protein, producing the protein MSKLLLSTLMAGCVVLAAPFAEAKFPYDVQIRNHHHVASLTAQQWLDLCSTRLSAQWQNESNAVFNRPAIYRFRIDTTGTITDLKLDQSSGNPAIDKSAKLALLSVFRDATIYELTPARPHPKSNSRVTPITLWASMQQGFLVNFKDSTQVGMSRVK; encoded by the coding sequence ATGAGTAAGTTACTATTGAGCACTTTAATGGCTGGCTGTGTAGTTTTAGCAGCACCATTTGCTGAGGCTAAATTTCCTTACGATGTGCAAATCAGAAATCACCACCATGTCGCTTCTTTGACTGCGCAGCAATGGTTGGATTTATGCTCTACAAGGCTTTCGGCTCAGTGGCAGAATGAGTCCAATGCTGTATTTAATCGACCAGCGATCTATAGATTTAGAATCGATACAACCGGAACAATTACCGATCTTAAGTTAGACCAATCGTCTGGAAATCCAGCCATTGATAAATCTGCCAAATTGGCACTTTTATCTGTCTTTCGCGATGCCACAATCTATGAACTAACCCCTGCTAGACCACACCCAAAGAGCAATTCGAGAGTTACACCTATAACCCTTTGGGCCAGTATGCAACAAGGATTTCTCGTAAATTTCAAAGACTCCACTCAAGTTGGTATGAGTCGAGTGAAATAG
- the wecB gene encoding UDP-N-acetylglucosamine 2-epimerase (non-hydrolyzing), protein MKKRVMCVFGTRPEAVKLAPVVHALKNSAALTPVVAITAQHREMLDQMMKWFDVKADYDLDLMKHGQSLAELTSRVLTGMDDLLKKDRPDLLLVQGDTVTVMAAALAAFYHKVPVGHVEAGLRTNDRYNPFPEEMSRRQTGRIATLHFAPTPLAVKNLASEGITENVFMTGNTVIDALLDTANRLTEDTIDQSLFGAADFEKYKVLLVTAHRRENWGQGMDEIALALRQIAEEFPDVQILYPIHRNPVVRQSIEPVFAGQERLVLVEPLDYVPFVSAMRRCHFILTDSGGVQEEAPALGKPVLVMRTNTERPEAVNAGAARLVGVNQNTIYEGARELMTSKSLYQSMSQAINPFGDGHAATKIVEVIEQFLEAHV, encoded by the coding sequence ATGAAAAAACGAGTCATGTGTGTCTTTGGCACTCGCCCAGAGGCTGTCAAGCTAGCCCCCGTGGTGCATGCCCTTAAAAACTCCGCCGCTCTCACACCGGTGGTGGCAATTACTGCTCAGCATCGCGAGATGCTTGACCAGATGATGAAATGGTTTGATGTCAAGGCAGACTATGACCTTGACTTGATGAAGCATGGTCAGAGTCTGGCTGAGCTGACCAGTCGAGTTTTGACTGGTATGGATGATTTGCTCAAAAAAGACCGTCCCGATTTGCTCCTTGTCCAGGGCGATACGGTCACTGTGATGGCGGCAGCACTGGCCGCCTTTTATCATAAGGTGCCAGTCGGTCACGTCGAGGCTGGTTTGAGGACAAATGATCGGTATAACCCTTTTCCCGAAGAGATGTCCAGGCGTCAGACTGGGCGAATCGCCACTTTACATTTTGCCCCGACTCCGCTGGCTGTAAAAAATCTCGCCAGTGAAGGCATTACCGAAAACGTCTTTATGACTGGCAACACCGTCATCGATGCCCTGCTCGATACGGCTAACCGACTAACCGAAGATACTATCGATCAAAGTCTCTTTGGCGCAGCCGACTTTGAAAAATACAAAGTCTTGCTGGTCACTGCCCATCGCCGCGAAAACTGGGGACAGGGCATGGACGAAATCGCCCTGGCTTTGCGTCAAATTGCTGAAGAATTCCCTGATGTGCAAATACTCTATCCTATCCACCGCAATCCAGTGGTGAGACAGTCCATAGAGCCAGTTTTTGCTGGACAGGAGCGCCTGGTACTGGTGGAGCCTCTTGATTATGTGCCTTTTGTCTCAGCCATGCGCCGCTGTCATTTTATTTTGACTGACTCTGGTGGTGTGCAGGAGGAGGCTCCTGCTCTTGGAAAGCCGGTGCTTGTGATGCGCACAAATACTGAAAGACCAGAAGCAGTTAATGCCGGAGCTGCCAGACTCGTAGGTGTCAATCAAAATACAATCTACGAAGGCGCTCGCGAGCTGATGACATCCAAAAGCCTGTATCAGTCTATGTCTCAGGCAATTAAT
- a CDS encoding TldD/PmbA family protein — MFDYLDIALDAAKHYGATYADARLIDQSSELIETKNLTVSVFNRGNSLGIGIRVIAGGGWGFAATQKLNKKAIIECAKTAVEVAKASGTLMQKPLQLAPEPIYNATWVSPHKVDPFSVSVETKCALLIDCAKTMLAVKGVTLAQGMLHFIRDDKYFASSEGTRVRQIAIRSGCLIAASASSAQERQRRSYPCSFGQYELAGYEMVQNWDLPGHAQQIAEEAVALLTAANCPQGEIDTIIGSSQLGLQIHESMGHPSELDRALGQEINFAGASFLTPDLRNNLKYGSDIVNLVADATAPGALGSFGFDDEGVAAQCTYLVKDGMFEGYLSSRDTALSIGLPRSGGAMRAESWRFVPIIRMTNISLLPGNAGTLQELIEDTGSGIYMETNKSWSIDSMRFNFQFSTEIAWEFKKGKRTRMLKNPSYSGITPVFWNTCDAICSESDYTYWGTPNCGKGQPMQVMWTGHGASPARFRKLTVGISGSGAKA; from the coding sequence ATGTTTGATTATCTCGATATCGCACTCGATGCGGCCAAACACTACGGCGCCACCTATGCAGACGCCAGACTGATAGATCAGTCAAGCGAACTAATCGAAACCAAAAACCTCACTGTATCGGTATTTAACCGCGGCAATAGCCTGGGCATCGGCATCCGTGTCATCGCCGGTGGTGGCTGGGGTTTTGCTGCCACACAAAAACTCAACAAAAAAGCCATCATTGAGTGCGCTAAAACCGCAGTCGAGGTAGCAAAAGCTAGCGGCACACTAATGCAAAAGCCGCTGCAACTGGCGCCAGAACCCATCTACAATGCCACCTGGGTATCACCCCACAAAGTCGACCCTTTTAGTGTCAGTGTCGAGACAAAGTGCGCACTGCTTATCGATTGTGCCAAAACAATGCTGGCAGTAAAAGGCGTCACTTTAGCGCAAGGAATGTTGCACTTTATTCGCGATGACAAATATTTTGCCAGCTCCGAAGGCACAAGAGTAAGACAGATAGCCATTCGTAGCGGTTGTCTTATTGCCGCCAGTGCTAGCTCAGCGCAAGAGAGACAGAGGCGCTCCTATCCCTGCTCGTTTGGTCAGTACGAGTTAGCCGGCTATGAAATGGTACAAAACTGGGACCTCCCCGGTCATGCCCAGCAAATAGCCGAAGAAGCTGTAGCATTGCTCACGGCAGCAAACTGCCCGCAGGGTGAGATAGATACAATCATAGGCTCCAGTCAACTCGGTCTGCAAATACACGAATCAATGGGGCACCCCAGCGAGTTAGACCGGGCTCTTGGGCAAGAGATAAACTTTGCTGGCGCCTCGTTTTTGACACCAGACCTGCGTAACAATCTTAAATACGGTAGCGACATAGTCAACCTCGTGGCCGATGCCACCGCTCCCGGTGCTCTCGGCAGTTTTGGTTTTGATGATGAGGGTGTGGCAGCTCAATGCACTTATCTAGTCAAAGACGGCATGTTTGAGGGCTATCTCAGCAGTCGAGATACTGCTTTATCAATTGGTTTACCGCGCTCAGGCGGAGCCATGAGAGCCGAGAGTTGGAGATTTGTGCCAATTATTCGCATGACTAATATCTCGCTTTTACCTGGTAATGCAGGCACCCTGCAAGAGCTTATTGAGGACACTGGCTCAGGCATCTATATGGAGACCAATAAATCCTGGTCCATTGATAGCATGAGATTTAACTTCCAATTTTCTACCGAGATTGCCTGGGAATTCAAAAAAGGCAAACGCACAAGAATGCTAAAAAACCCCAGCTACAGCGGCATCACACCCGTATTTTGGAATACTTGCGATGCAATTTGCTCAGAGAGCGACTACACCTACTGGGGCACACCAAACTGCGGCAAAGGGCAACCAATGCAAGTCATGTGGACTGGACACGGAGCTAGCCCAGCTAGATTTCGCAAGCTCACTGTAGGCATCTCCGGCTCTGGCGCCAAGGCATAA